One genomic region from Ornithinimicrobium flavum encodes:
- a CDS encoding alpha/beta fold hydrolase — protein MLWLLRHATRPTLTALLLARRRPGLKNDFTGSGTPAPLERITCPTLIVHGRRDKVVPPAHAEYAHAHITGSELDWMDGSHLAFPLEAADTAPAYVANWLRDTG, from the coding sequence GTGCTCTGGCTGCTGCGGCACGCCACGAGGCCGACACTCACCGCGCTGTTGCTCGCCCGGCGGCGTCCGGGACTGAAGAACGACTTCACCGGTTCCGGCACTCCCGCACCGCTGGAGCGCATCACGTGCCCGACTCTGATCGTCCACGGCCGCCGGGACAAGGTCGTGCCACCGGCCCACGCCGAGTATGCCCACGCGCACATCACCGGTTCCGAGCTCGACTGGATGGACGGCTCGCACCTCGCCTTTCCCCTTGAGGCTGCCGATACCGCACCGGCATACGTCGCCAACTGGCTGCGCGACACCGGGTGA
- the fucP gene encoding L-fucose:H+ symporter permease produces the protein MATTPKDTAEPSAPLVARHLRVPFILLILCFAAWGMAANLTDILVGVFRGIFDMSNFQASLVQFAYYGAYFLLAVPAAFINARYGFKAGVLVGLGLAAVGGFLFIPASNLLAYEMFLLALFVLAAGLSILETSANPFVIGMGEEASATQRLNLAQSFNPVGANVGVLMGAILILPNLTPEESKTIMGEDELLAATESDLALVLQPYLVIAGILVLIWLLIAFRKMELPSAPAPVDLTSGRGGTLARLWANRHYRYGVVAQFFNVAAQTSTWTFTILYAQDVAGTSPGEAGWWLQASLVLFLISRFVMTYLLGIFRPALLLLIMAVFGVICCLTSIFVLNVVGLIAVVAISASLSLMFPTIYGLSLQGLGPDAKFGSAGLVMAILGGALVPMVHAAVMDAAGSALGYIVPGICLAVVAAYALFALKNTRPAVGAATDQA, from the coding sequence ATGGCAACGACGCCGAAGGACACCGCCGAGCCCAGCGCTCCACTGGTTGCCCGGCACCTGCGTGTCCCGTTCATCCTGCTCATCCTCTGTTTCGCAGCGTGGGGTATGGCTGCCAACCTCACCGACATCCTCGTCGGCGTGTTCCGCGGCATCTTCGACATGTCGAACTTCCAGGCCTCGCTGGTCCAGTTCGCCTACTACGGCGCCTATTTCCTGCTGGCGGTCCCGGCCGCGTTCATCAACGCCCGTTACGGCTTCAAGGCCGGTGTCCTGGTGGGGCTGGGGCTGGCGGCCGTGGGTGGTTTCCTCTTCATTCCGGCCAGCAACCTGCTCGCCTACGAGATGTTCCTGCTGGCGCTCTTCGTGCTCGCGGCGGGTCTGTCCATCCTGGAGACCTCCGCCAACCCCTTCGTCATCGGCATGGGCGAGGAGGCCAGTGCCACCCAGCGGCTCAACCTCGCGCAGTCCTTCAACCCGGTCGGTGCCAACGTCGGTGTGCTGATGGGCGCGATCCTCATCCTGCCGAACCTGACGCCGGAGGAGAGCAAGACCATCATGGGCGAGGACGAGCTCCTGGCCGCCACGGAGTCCGACCTGGCGTTGGTGCTGCAGCCCTACCTGGTGATCGCCGGGATCCTGGTGCTCATCTGGCTGCTCATCGCCTTCCGCAAGATGGAGCTGCCCAGCGCGCCGGCGCCGGTCGACCTGACCTCGGGCCGCGGTGGCACACTGGCCCGGTTGTGGGCCAACCGGCACTACCGCTACGGCGTGGTGGCACAGTTCTTCAACGTCGCGGCCCAGACGTCCACCTGGACCTTCACCATCCTGTATGCCCAGGACGTCGCCGGAACCTCCCCCGGCGAGGCCGGCTGGTGGCTGCAGGCGAGCCTGGTCCTGTTCCTGATCTCACGCTTCGTGATGACCTACCTGCTGGGGATCTTCCGGCCGGCCCTGCTGCTGCTGATCATGGCGGTCTTCGGCGTGATCTGTTGCCTGACCTCCATCTTCGTCCTCAACGTCGTCGGGTTGATCGCGGTGGTGGCCATCTCGGCCTCGCTGTCGCTGATGTTCCCGACCATCTACGGCCTCTCGCTGCAGGGGCTGGGCCCGGACGCCAAGTTCGGCTCGGCCGGTCTGGTCATGGCCATCCTCGGCGGTGCGCTGGTGCCGATGGTGCACGCGGCCGTGATGGATGCGGCCGGATCGGCGCTGGGGTACATCGTGCCGGGCATCTGCCTGGCGGTGGTCGCGGCATACGCCCTGTTCGCGTTGAAGAACACCCGTCCGGCGGTCGGCGCCGCGACGGATCAGGCCTGA
- a CDS encoding substrate-binding domain-containing protein: MRTRTWITLGAVLCGLTLAGCAGEEQESVSVGLITKQEENPYWVSMKDVAQETADDLDVELTTATGASDTDVTSQEAALADMVAEGVDGILIAPTDPVALLPAIQEARDAGVLVIALDTPVDPPEAVDAFFATDNEAAGRSIGEYAAAKADDLGLDPQVALLNLAGDISSGELRRTGFLEGFGLTEDDPAIVASVDTQGDRDNAAVAMTQVLSEHPDINVVYTVNEPAALGALAALEAAELDLDEVVLVSVDGGCRAMREAVRPGDIDATATQYPQNMAREGVRAIAAAVRDGVTPSGFRDTGSELVSDNPVDGVESRRVEFGIRTCWGS; the protein is encoded by the coding sequence ATGCGCACACGCACGTGGATCACGCTGGGCGCAGTGCTCTGCGGCCTCACCCTGGCGGGTTGTGCCGGTGAGGAGCAGGAGTCCGTGTCGGTGGGGCTGATCACCAAGCAGGAGGAGAACCCCTACTGGGTCTCGATGAAGGACGTCGCCCAGGAGACGGCCGATGACCTGGACGTCGAGCTGACCACGGCCACCGGTGCCAGCGACACCGACGTCACGTCACAGGAGGCTGCTCTCGCGGACATGGTCGCCGAGGGGGTGGACGGCATCCTGATCGCGCCGACGGATCCGGTCGCCCTGCTGCCGGCGATCCAGGAGGCACGCGACGCCGGGGTGCTGGTGATCGCGCTGGACACCCCGGTCGATCCGCCGGAGGCGGTGGACGCCTTCTTCGCCACGGACAACGAGGCAGCAGGCCGTTCGATCGGGGAGTATGCCGCTGCGAAGGCCGACGACCTCGGGCTGGATCCGCAGGTGGCTCTGCTCAACCTGGCCGGAGACATCAGCTCCGGGGAGCTGCGACGCACGGGGTTCCTCGAGGGCTTCGGACTGACCGAGGACGATCCCGCGATCGTGGCGTCAGTCGACACCCAGGGTGACCGGGACAACGCCGCGGTTGCGATGACCCAGGTGCTTTCTGAGCATCCGGACATCAACGTGGTCTACACGGTGAACGAGCCAGCCGCGCTCGGGGCCCTGGCAGCGCTCGAAGCTGCCGAGCTCGACCTGGACGAGGTCGTCCTGGTCTCGGTGGACGGAGGGTGCCGTGCGATGCGTGAGGCCGTGCGGCCCGGAGACATCGACGCTACCGCGACGCAGTATCCGCAGAACATGGCGCGAGAAGGTGTCCGGGCGATCGCGGCGGCGGTGCGCGACGGTGTGACGCCCAGCGGATTCCGGGACACGGGCAGCGAACTCGTCAGCGACAACCCGGTGGACGGGGTGGAGTCGCGGCGGGTGGAGTTCGGGATACGGACCTGCTGGGGCAGCTGA
- a CDS encoding LysR substrate-binding domain-containing protein has product METESLRWFQLVADGVTVTEVSQIEGISQPAVSRALSRLELDVGTPLLRRKGRVLRLTHAGAAFKQHIDPVLHHLDDGIAAVQQILDPERGTVTIAFQPSFGSWLVPDLVSSFHAEHPHVHLDLRTTADETVPDVDPRSDVDVELSTLRPPPGPEHPRWRVLAVEPLRLLVGPGHRLEGTHEVALSQVADEPFVMIKPTSLLRRQSERLCAEAHFEPNVAFVADDLPTLRGYVAAGLGVAIAPALWGGSVAAPVAGLHVLALTDPGATREVGLSWSPQRRMLPAAELFREHVLARARAGKLPRPV; this is encoded by the coding sequence ATGGAGACGGAGAGTCTGCGTTGGTTTCAGCTCGTGGCGGACGGTGTGACGGTGACCGAGGTGAGCCAGATCGAGGGCATCTCTCAGCCTGCGGTCTCCCGGGCCCTGAGCCGGCTCGAGTTGGACGTGGGGACCCCACTGCTCCGGCGTAAGGGCCGGGTGCTGCGGCTGACTCACGCCGGGGCCGCGTTCAAGCAGCACATCGACCCGGTGCTGCACCACCTTGATGACGGGATCGCGGCGGTGCAACAGATCCTGGACCCTGAGCGGGGCACGGTCACCATCGCCTTCCAGCCCTCTTTCGGCAGCTGGCTCGTCCCAGACCTGGTGAGCAGTTTCCACGCGGAGCACCCGCACGTTCACCTCGACCTGCGCACGACGGCCGACGAGACGGTGCCGGACGTCGATCCGCGCAGCGACGTGGATGTCGAGCTCTCTACCTTGCGACCCCCGCCGGGCCCCGAGCACCCACGCTGGAGGGTCCTGGCCGTGGAGCCCCTGCGCCTGCTGGTCGGACCCGGCCACCGCCTCGAAGGCACCCACGAGGTCGCGCTGAGCCAGGTCGCCGATGAGCCGTTCGTCATGATCAAGCCGACCTCGCTGCTTCGCCGGCAGTCCGAACGATTGTGCGCCGAAGCTCATTTCGAGCCCAACGTCGCCTTCGTGGCCGACGACCTCCCCACCCTGCGGGGGTATGTCGCTGCCGGCCTGGGTGTGGCCATCGCACCGGCCCTGTGGGGTGGATCAGTGGCCGCCCCGGTGGCGGGTCTGCACGTCCTGGCGCTGACCGACCCGGGCGCGACCCGGGAGGTGGGACTGAGTTGGTCCCCTCAGCGGCGCATGCTGCCAGCGGCCGAACTGTTCCGTGAGCACGTGCTGGCCCGGGCACGCGCCGGGAAGCTGCCCCGACCCGTCTGA
- a CDS encoding Mu transposase domain-containing protein, which translates to MLPKRWAKARPPWACSRRTPTRCCPCRRRRAHLGWREDVRLSRGYYVRVDTNDYSVGSWWPSTRAGGPGA; encoded by the coding sequence ATGCTCCCCAAGAGGTGGGCCAAGGCCCGCCCCCCGTGGGCCTGCTCGCGGCGGACACCGACGCGATGCTGTCCTTGCCGCCGGCGGCGGGCGCACCTGGGCTGGCGCGAAGACGTGCGCCTGAGCCGGGGCTACTACGTGCGCGTCGACACCAATGACTACTCGGTCGGTAGCTGGTGGCCGAGCACCCGCGCCGGTGGGCCCGGAGCATGA
- a CDS encoding FMN-binding negative transcriptional regulator, with product MRHTPHYLMTDPDEVRRLIRNHPWATIVSPASTGLVASHYPVILDESADGPDITILSHFGRPDDRLHELGRHEILVIVQGPHDYISPSWYAPGDLVATWNHVTAHLYGTPEILDEEENYAALSLLTDHFERDRPGGRSLTEDEAATRREARGAVSFRMRVDRFDARAKLSQNKTPEVVDNVIVHVGEHNPGLAEEMRRVREASRGGR from the coding sequence ATGCGGCATACCCCGCACTATCTGATGACCGACCCCGACGAGGTCCGCCGACTGATCCGGAACCATCCGTGGGCCACGATCGTCTCGCCGGCCAGCACCGGTCTGGTCGCGTCGCACTACCCGGTGATCCTCGACGAGAGCGCCGACGGCCCGGACATCACGATCCTCAGCCACTTCGGGCGACCGGACGACCGGCTGCACGAGCTCGGGCGGCACGAGATCCTGGTCATCGTCCAGGGGCCGCACGACTACATCTCGCCCAGCTGGTACGCCCCGGGCGACCTCGTCGCGACCTGGAACCACGTCACCGCACACCTCTACGGGACGCCCGAGATCCTCGACGAGGAGGAGAACTACGCGGCGCTCTCCCTGCTGACCGACCACTTCGAGCGCGACCGGCCCGGCGGGCGCTCGCTCACGGAGGACGAGGCGGCCACTCGGCGGGAGGCCAGGGGTGCGGTGAGCTTCCGGATGCGGGTCGACCGGTTCGACGCCCGCGCCAAGCTCAGCCAGAACAAGACCCCGGAGGTCGTCGACAACGTCATCGTCCATGTGGGGGAGCACAACCCCGGTCTCGCCGAGGAGATGCGGCGCGTCCGGGAGGCTTCACGCGGGGGGCGCTGA
- a CDS encoding nucleoside/nucleotide kinase family protein: protein MTSPPEDAAGPAAALEPPPDTLATLVEDARRLAARPGRTILGLTGAPGAGKSTVAAALADELGPELVALAPMDGFHLDDAILHARGARGRKGAIDTFDDAGYAALLTRLRSQAADEVVYAPRYDRDLETSIGSALPISPSVPLVVTEGNYLLARTGAWPRACAALDEVWFLDLDPAVRESRLVERHVRHGEDPARAHERASGPDHDNAVAIEALRDGATRVVRL, encoded by the coding sequence GTGACGTCTCCTCCTGAGGACGCTGCCGGTCCCGCCGCAGCCCTCGAGCCACCTCCGGACACGCTCGCCACGCTGGTCGAGGACGCCCGCCGCCTCGCAGCGCGCCCCGGACGCACCATCCTCGGGCTGACCGGGGCGCCCGGCGCCGGCAAGTCGACGGTCGCCGCGGCCCTGGCCGACGAGCTGGGGCCCGAGCTGGTCGCGCTGGCGCCGATGGACGGCTTCCACCTCGACGACGCGATCCTGCACGCCCGCGGGGCCCGCGGCCGCAAGGGCGCCATCGACACCTTCGACGACGCCGGGTATGCCGCTCTCCTCACCCGCCTGCGCTCCCAGGCGGCGGACGAGGTCGTCTACGCCCCGCGCTACGACCGCGACCTCGAGACCTCGATCGGCTCAGCCCTGCCCATCTCTCCGTCTGTGCCGCTCGTGGTCACCGAGGGCAACTACCTGCTCGCCCGCACCGGCGCGTGGCCGCGGGCCTGCGCTGCCCTGGACGAGGTGTGGTTCCTCGACCTCGACCCGGCGGTGCGTGAGTCGCGGCTGGTCGAGCGGCACGTCCGGCACGGCGAGGACCCTGCGCGGGCGCACGAGCGGGCGTCCGGGCCGGACCACGACAACGCGGTCGCGATAGAGGCCCTCAGGGATGGAGCGACGCGCGTCGTGCGGCTGTGA
- the xylB gene encoding xylulokinase, with product MNAPTLVAGVDSSTQSCKVMVCEARTGEVVRTGRASHPDGTEVHPDHWWSALHEATSGGLLEGVSAISVAGQQHGMVCLDEDQQVVRPALLWNDTRSAPDALDLIDELGGPQAWAEAIGVVPVAAITVTKLRWLARNEPDSLARTRTVVLPHDWLTSRLLAGDAPVSRWVTDRSDASGTGYFSASTDAYHEDLLRLATGRGDLELPEVLGPATAAGRSPGGLVGPGGLVVGPGAGDNAAAALGLGLGGGDVAVSLGTSGTAFASHPRPTSDPTGEVAGFADAAGGHLPLMCTLNAARVLGAGATALGTDLAGLERLALEAQPGAGGLTLLPYLDGERTPNLPTASGTLSGMTRDNLTPANVARAFVEGMLLNVAAGVDALRREGVDVDRVLLIGGATGSAAVREIAATFIGVPLVVPRPGEYVARGAALQAAWVLSGEETCPQWAAVDTVVGAEPVLDPSVEEIKGRYAELLATVHGVRQ from the coding sequence ATGAACGCCCCCACCCTGGTCGCCGGGGTCGACAGCTCCACGCAGTCGTGCAAGGTGATGGTCTGCGAAGCCCGCACCGGCGAGGTGGTGCGCACCGGCCGCGCGTCCCATCCCGACGGCACCGAGGTGCACCCTGACCACTGGTGGAGCGCCCTGCACGAGGCGACCTCCGGTGGGTTGCTGGAGGGAGTGTCGGCGATCTCCGTCGCCGGTCAGCAGCACGGCATGGTGTGCCTCGACGAGGACCAGCAGGTGGTCCGCCCGGCGCTGCTCTGGAACGACACCCGGTCGGCCCCGGACGCGCTCGACCTCATCGACGAGCTCGGCGGACCGCAGGCGTGGGCGGAGGCGATCGGCGTCGTGCCGGTCGCCGCGATCACCGTCACCAAGCTGCGCTGGCTGGCCCGCAACGAGCCGGACTCCCTGGCGCGCACGCGCACCGTCGTGCTGCCGCACGACTGGCTGACGAGCCGGCTGCTCGCCGGCGACGCACCGGTGAGCAGGTGGGTCACCGACCGGTCCGACGCGTCCGGCACCGGCTATTTCTCCGCCTCCACCGACGCCTACCACGAAGACCTCCTGCGCCTGGCGACCGGCCGCGGCGACCTCGAGCTGCCGGAGGTGCTCGGCCCCGCCACCGCTGCCGGCCGGAGCCCGGGAGGCCTGGTCGGCCCCGGGGGTCTGGTGGTCGGACCCGGCGCCGGCGACAACGCGGCGGCGGCGCTGGGGCTCGGCCTGGGCGGCGGGGACGTGGCCGTCTCGCTGGGCACGAGCGGCACCGCCTTCGCCTCGCACCCACGGCCCACCTCGGACCCCACGGGCGAGGTCGCCGGCTTCGCCGACGCCGCCGGGGGTCATCTGCCGCTCATGTGCACGCTCAACGCCGCCCGCGTGCTGGGCGCCGGGGCCACGGCGCTCGGCACGGACCTGGCCGGGCTCGAGCGGCTGGCGCTCGAGGCGCAGCCCGGCGCGGGCGGGCTCACCCTGCTCCCCTACCTCGACGGCGAGCGGACCCCCAACCTGCCGACGGCGAGCGGCACCCTGTCCGGCATGACCCGCGACAACCTCACCCCCGCCAACGTGGCCCGGGCCTTCGTCGAGGGCATGCTGCTCAACGTCGCCGCCGGCGTCGACGCCCTCCGCCGCGAGGGGGTGGACGTCGACCGGGTCCTCCTCATCGGCGGCGCGACGGGGTCGGCAGCCGTCCGGGAGATCGCCGCGACCTTCATCGGCGTCCCGCTCGTCGTGCCCCGTCCCGGCGAGTACGTCGCCCGCGGCGCCGCGCTCCAGGCCGCCTGGGTGCTCTCCGGCGAGGAGACCTGCCCGCAGTGGGCGGCGGTGGACACCGTCGTCGGCGCGGAGCCGGTCCTCGACCCGTCGGTGGAGGAGATCAAGGGCCGGTATGCCGAGCTCCTCGCCACCGTGCACGGCGTGCGGCAGTGA
- a CDS encoding zinc-dependent alcohol dehydrogenase family protein: MPTTLPSTMRGVRLPGDSTVEHVTVDVPEPGPGQVLLKMRASSICGSDIRAIYREHLGVGAEAYQGVVAGHEPCGEVVAVGPRARRLSPGDRVVVYHISGCGQCEECRRGYPVGCSSEHRAAHGWQRDGGHADYLLAEEVSCLLLPEPLTFVDGALVSCGFGTAYEGLLRGQVSGRDTLLVTGLGPVGLAAALLGRHLGARRVIGMDPVASRVELAQRLDLLDVAVTDPADLAEAVGSATDGRGCEVAIDCSGHPDARLAALRHTRHWGRCVLVGEGGTMTMDVSPLLIHPQISVHGSWVSSVQHMAELLEMLVRWGEHPERIVTHRYPLSEAGAAYEVADGGQAGKVCIVWED; encoded by the coding sequence GTGCCGACGACCCTGCCCTCCACCATGCGCGGCGTCCGGCTCCCGGGCGACTCCACCGTCGAGCACGTCACCGTCGACGTGCCCGAGCCGGGGCCGGGCCAGGTGCTGCTCAAGATGCGCGCCTCGAGCATCTGCGGGTCGGACATCCGGGCGATCTACCGCGAGCACCTCGGCGTCGGCGCCGAGGCCTACCAGGGTGTCGTCGCCGGACACGAGCCGTGCGGGGAGGTCGTCGCCGTGGGGCCGAGAGCCCGTCGGCTCTCCCCCGGCGACCGGGTCGTCGTCTACCACATCAGCGGGTGCGGCCAGTGCGAGGAGTGCCGCCGCGGCTACCCCGTCGGGTGCTCCTCCGAGCACCGGGCGGCGCACGGCTGGCAGCGCGACGGCGGGCACGCCGACTACCTGCTGGCCGAGGAGGTCAGCTGCCTGCTGCTGCCCGAGCCGCTGACCTTCGTCGACGGGGCGCTGGTCTCCTGCGGCTTCGGCACCGCCTACGAGGGCCTGCTCAGAGGCCAGGTCAGCGGCCGCGACACGCTCCTGGTCACCGGCCTCGGGCCGGTCGGGCTGGCGGCGGCGTTGCTGGGCCGTCACCTCGGCGCCCGCCGGGTCATCGGTATGGACCCCGTCGCCAGCCGGGTGGAGCTGGCCCAGCGCCTGGACCTGCTCGACGTGGCGGTGACCGACCCGGCCGACCTGGCGGAGGCGGTCGGCTCGGCCACCGACGGCCGGGGCTGCGAGGTGGCGATCGACTGCTCCGGCCACCCCGACGCCCGACTGGCCGCGCTGCGGCATACCCGGCACTGGGGTCGGTGCGTCCTGGTGGGCGAGGGCGGCACGATGACGATGGACGTCTCGCCGCTGCTCATCCACCCGCAGATCAGCGTGCACGGGTCGTGGGTGTCGTCGGTGCAGCACATGGCCGAGCTGCTCGAGATGCTCGTGCGGTGGGGCGAGCATCCTGAGAGGATCGTGACCCATCGCTACCCGCTGAGCGAGGCCGGCGCGGCCTACGAGGTCGCCGACGGTGGGCAGGCGGGCAAGGTCTGCATCGTCTGGGAGGACTGA
- a CDS encoding NAD(P)-dependent alcohol dehydrogenase codes for MSTADDRGTTRTAVLLEPGTIQVQERPRPQPGHDEVLIQVTSVGVCGSDTHYYTHGRIGSYAVTAPLVLGHESAGVIVGVGADVDPARVGQRVSIEPGVPCRQCEQCLSGRYNLCPAMVFHATPPVDGSLSELIVHHSAFAHPVPDEVGDDAAAMVEPLSVALWACRKAAVGTGDRVLVTGAGPVGLLCAQVARVAGAAEVVVVDVNPHRLAVAAAHGATDTVDASEVSLPDWYGERPDPHVLLECSGHAGSTLAGLRSLSPAGRAVLVGMGGDTLALPLSLVQERELLVTGVFRYANTWPTAIALLAAGRCGWTTSSPGTSGSTRPPRRSPRRRTTRGPSSR; via the coding sequence ATGTCAACGGCTGACGACCGCGGGACGACGCGGACCGCCGTCCTGCTCGAGCCCGGCACGATCCAGGTCCAGGAGCGCCCGCGCCCGCAGCCCGGGCACGACGAGGTCCTCATCCAGGTCACCTCGGTCGGGGTGTGCGGGTCCGACACGCACTACTACACGCACGGACGGATCGGCTCGTATGCCGTGACGGCGCCGCTGGTCCTCGGTCACGAGTCGGCCGGGGTCATCGTCGGCGTCGGCGCGGACGTGGACCCCGCCCGCGTCGGGCAGCGGGTCTCGATCGAGCCCGGCGTGCCGTGCCGGCAGTGCGAGCAGTGCCTGTCCGGTCGCTACAACCTGTGCCCGGCCATGGTCTTCCACGCCACCCCGCCGGTCGACGGCTCGCTCAGCGAGCTCATCGTGCACCACTCCGCCTTCGCCCACCCCGTGCCGGACGAGGTGGGGGACGACGCCGCCGCGATGGTCGAGCCGCTCTCGGTCGCGCTGTGGGCCTGCCGCAAGGCCGCCGTCGGCACCGGCGACCGCGTGCTCGTCACCGGGGCCGGGCCGGTCGGGCTGCTCTGCGCCCAGGTGGCGCGCGTGGCGGGTGCGGCCGAGGTCGTGGTCGTCGACGTCAACCCGCACCGGCTCGCGGTCGCGGCCGCGCACGGTGCCACGGACACGGTGGACGCCAGCGAGGTGTCGCTGCCCGACTGGTACGGCGAGCGCCCCGACCCCCACGTGCTGCTGGAGTGCAGCGGCCACGCCGGCTCGACGCTGGCCGGTCTGCGGTCGCTGTCCCCGGCCGGGCGGGCCGTGCTGGTCGGCATGGGCGGCGACACCCTCGCCCTGCCGCTCTCGCTCGTCCAGGAGCGCGAGCTCCTGGTGACCGGGGTCTTCCGCTACGCCAACACCTGGCCCACGGCCATCGCTCTGCTCGCTGCGGGCAGGTGCGGCTGGACGACCTCGTCACCGGGCACTTCCGGCTCGACCAGACCGCCGAGGCGCTCACCGCGGCGACGGACGACCCGCGGGCCATCAAGTCGATGA
- a CDS encoding mannitol dehydrogenase family protein has protein sequence MPVPLSDETLDELPHTVARPTYDRSTLTPGIVHLGVGGFHRAHEAMYLDRLMEDGRDSDWAIVGVGTMPGDVRMRDALKGQDCLYTLVLKHPDGRLEPRVIGSMVDYLFAPDDPEAVLAAMVDPRVRIVSLTITEGGYHVNQVTGRFDPDDPALQADLDSPGTPRSAFGFICEALRRRRAAGTEPFTVLSCDNLPGNGDVARAMIGAFAALQDDRSPGSEPLAPWLAEHVAFPSSMVDRITPVTSQEDITALAEQFGVEDAWPVVCEPFTQWVLEDSFPTGRPAFEAAGAQVVDDVVPYELMKLRLLNASHQALCYLGYLAGYRYAHEVCQDPLFVTFLLGYMEHEGTPTLPEVPGVDLDAYRRELIDRFANPEVRDTLARLCAESSDRIPKWLVPVIRHNLERGGRIDSSALVVASWARYAEGVDEQGEPIEVVDRFRDTVMAAAARQREEPLAFLEDESFFGDLRHDERFTTAYLGFLRSLHDKGARATLEDHVNG, from the coding sequence ATGCCGGTCCCCCTCAGCGACGAGACCCTGGACGAGCTGCCCCACACGGTGGCCCGGCCCACCTACGACCGCTCGACCCTGACCCCCGGCATCGTCCACCTCGGCGTCGGCGGCTTCCACCGGGCGCACGAGGCGATGTACCTCGACCGTCTCATGGAGGACGGCCGCGACTCCGACTGGGCGATCGTGGGGGTCGGCACGATGCCCGGCGACGTCCGCATGCGCGACGCCCTCAAGGGGCAGGACTGCCTCTACACGCTGGTGCTCAAGCATCCTGACGGGAGGCTGGAGCCGCGGGTCATCGGCTCCATGGTCGACTACCTCTTCGCCCCGGACGACCCCGAGGCGGTGCTGGCCGCCATGGTCGACCCCCGGGTCCGGATCGTCTCCCTGACCATCACCGAGGGCGGCTACCACGTCAACCAGGTGACCGGCCGCTTCGACCCCGACGACCCGGCCCTGCAGGCCGACCTCGACTCCCCCGGCACCCCGCGCAGCGCATTCGGCTTCATCTGCGAGGCGCTGCGCCGGCGCCGGGCGGCCGGGACCGAGCCGTTCACCGTGCTCTCCTGCGACAACCTGCCTGGCAACGGCGACGTCGCCCGGGCGATGATCGGCGCCTTCGCAGCTCTGCAGGACGACCGCTCGCCGGGCAGCGAGCCGCTGGCCCCCTGGCTCGCCGAGCACGTCGCGTTCCCCAGCTCGATGGTCGACCGCATCACCCCGGTGACCAGCCAGGAGGACATCACGGCGCTGGCCGAGCAGTTCGGGGTGGAGGACGCGTGGCCGGTGGTCTGCGAGCCGTTCACCCAGTGGGTGCTTGAGGACTCCTTCCCCACCGGACGCCCCGCCTTCGAGGCAGCCGGCGCCCAGGTCGTCGACGACGTCGTCCCCTACGAGCTGATGAAGCTCCGCCTGCTCAACGCCAGCCACCAGGCGCTGTGCTACCTCGGCTACCTCGCCGGCTACCGCTACGCCCACGAGGTCTGCCAGGACCCGCTCTTCGTCACGTTCCTGCTCGGCTACATGGAGCACGAGGGCACGCCCACCCTGCCCGAGGTCCCGGGCGTCGACCTCGACGCCTACCGCCGCGAGCTCATCGACCGCTTCGCCAACCCCGAGGTGCGCGACACCCTGGCGCGCCTGTGCGCGGAGTCCAGCGACCGCATACCGAAGTGGTTGGTGCCGGTGATCCGGCACAACCTCGAGCGCGGCGGCCGGATCGACTCCTCCGCGCTCGTCGTCGCCTCCTGGGCCCGGTATGCCGAGGGGGTGGACGAGCAGGGCGAGCCGATCGAGGTGGTCGACCGGTTCAGGGACACGGTGATGGCGGCGGCCGCGCGGCAGCGCGAGGAGCCGCTCGCCTTCCTCGAGGACGAGTCCTTCTTCGGCGACCTGCGGCACGACGAGCGGTTCACCACCGCATACCTCGGGTTCCTCCGGTCGTTGCACGACAAGGGTGCCCGCGCGACCCTGGAGGACCATGTCAACGGCTGA